The following proteins are encoded in a genomic region of Plasmodium coatneyi strain Hackeri chromosome 6, complete sequence:
- a CDS encoding KIR protein, with protein sequence MSTIPPLQRLPSRVDYYEKFDAPVKIECRCRDIWPEQWGKVLQNKLGKNPELAGTDEMVLDAYCCAHKLKNEKPDSSGDPCLFFYYWMEHRFHSHDDRTKLKNFMGEIYETLKKIPYNHKCKVMYKSNINWYLLGYIKEIYDFCYNYNTIQRHAEQYRGTYGQTYLTYLRKIGTACINAGAHCKSPENKDDPYCKWFNEEKEEKYCNRQKLLELENGAPYPPKHKPNPDQNQDCNLENLNSKLMYNELDEGIDYSVDGTPACKWDTDGTTLKTSLENELRDYVNIKKDADKIAKGWCYLINRKDENKINGPTYYLFYYWLGSKVWKSAKDRNSFKEIMNNIYLQLGNKLNGIERGLTYTNIGENEFQKLKEIFDCSYDYSTIEDYVRGDSGAPKSQCIEKYYCHLEQALSAYTYMNAKCPRKDNKDDWCKEFQRILSDRSYRELSELKSKLELLRKPVVDKSHQLNTTEATSSGSAVAGVSSTLTLLGLPAAAFFLYKYNLLPSWVSNYFGNNNSRNGRKRRSIGRNSGTRIENFTDYSSENNSTIGPTEYSTENSTVESIDAPTIYRRPHRGRRTNNRRGHQNIGYQNM encoded by the exons ATGTCGAcg ATACCACCTTTACAGCGGTTACCCTCAAGGGTCGATTATTATGAAAAGTTCGACGCACCCGTTAAGATCGAATGTAGATGTAGGGATATTTGGCCTGAACAATGGGGGAAAGTTTTACAGAATAAGTTAGGGAAAAACCCCGAACTTGCTGGTACCGATGAAATGGTCCTGGATGCTTATTGTTGCGCACACAAattaaagaatgaaaaacCGGACTCCAGTGGTGATCcctgtctttttttttattactggaTGGAACATAGATTCCACAGCCATGACGACAGAACGAAGTTAAAGAATTTCATGGGAGAAATATACGAAActctgaaaaaaattccctatAATCATAAATGTAAAGTTATGTACAAATCTAATATTAACTGGTACCTTCTCGGAtacataaaagaaatatatgattTTTGCTATAACTATAATACCATACAGAGGCATGCAGAGCAATATAGGGGTACATATGGTCAGACATATTTAACGTACCTGCGGAAAATTGGTACAGCATGTATTAATGCAGGAGCGCATTGTAAGAGTCCAGAGAATAAGGATGATCCTTACTGTAAGTGGTTtaatgaggaaaaagaggaaaaatactGCAATCGCCAGAAACTATTAGAACTAGAAAATGGAGCACCTTACCCACCAAAACACAAACCAAATCCGGACCAAAACCAG GACTgcaatttggaaaatttgaaTTCAAAATTAATGTACAATGAATTGGACGAAGGAATAGATTACAGTGTCGACGGTACACCTGCGTGTAAATGGGATACGGATGGGACTACATTGAAGACTTCTTTAGAGAATGAATTAAGGGATTATGTAAATATTAAGAAGGATGCTGATAAAATAGCAAAAGGTTGGTGTTACCTAATTAATAGGAAagacgaaaataaaataaatggtcCCACATACtatttattctattattggctAGGAAGTAAAGTATGGAAAAGCGCAAAGGACAGGAATTCATTTAAAGAAATTATGAACAACATTTACCTTCAACTGGGAAACAAGCTTAACGGAATTGAGCGGGGGCTCACATACACTAATATTGGCGAAAACGAATTCCAGAAATTGAAAGAAATATTCGATTGTTCTTATGATTATTCAACTATAGAAGACTATGTGCGTGGTGATTCTGGGGCACCTAAGTCTCAGTGTATTGAGAAATATTACTGTCACCTGGAACAAGCTCTTTCAgcctatacatatatgaacgcAAAATGTCCAAGGAAAGATAATAAAGATGATTGGTGTAAAGAATTCCAGAGAATTCTTTCTGATCGAAGTTATAGGGAGCTTTCAGAATTGAAATCTAAATTGGAATTATTACGGAAACCTGTAGTGGACAAATCGCATCAATTAAACACAACAGAAGCAACCTCCTCTGGGAGCGCTGTTGCTGGTGTCTCTTCCACATTAACATTGCTAGGATTACCAGCGGctgctttcttcctttacaaa TATAATCTCCTACCCTCTTGGGTAAGTAACTACTTTGGTAATAACAATAGTAGaaacggaagaaaaagaagatcaatAGGACGGAACTCCGGCACACGAATTGAAAATTTCACCGATTACTCCTCAGAGAAtaattcaacaataggtccaacGGAATATTCAACAGAGAACTCAACAGTAGAATCAATAGATGCACCTACCATATACAGAAGACcacacagaggaagaagaacaaataatagacGAGGCCACcaaaatataggttatcagaaTATGTAG